Proteins co-encoded in one Lineus longissimus chromosome 11, tnLinLong1.2, whole genome shotgun sequence genomic window:
- the LOC135496002 gene encoding probable D-lactate dehydrogenase, mitochondrial, with protein MFLQRTSISLLGRQASLVRETERTIAWSRASCKHYRSCRNYVKAVASPLGVGGDSFKKQNVKREIFVVPVGLNVRSFSSEATPASESKSPLAAHIIDALKAIVGEKNVSISLAVREQHGRDESHHVCCPADAVVWPSSTEEVSQLAKLCYGNDIPMIPFGTGTGLEAGVAAIKGGISFNLMKMDKIVSVHEEDFDVTVQPGITRLSLNNHLRDTGLWFPVDPGADASLCGMCATSASGTNAVRYGTMRENVLNLEVVLADGTIIHTAGKGRRMKKTAAGYNLTNLFVGSEGTLGFITSATLKLYGIPEAMTSAVCQFPSMQAAVDTTVHTLQCGIPVARIEFLDRLMMDASIKYSQLERLKPLPTLFLEFHGSEQSVEDQAKSVAELAASNGGSDFAWAKDPEERNKLWKARHACWYALLALRPGCKGKSTDVCVPISTLPDAVLEADKILQKYPNITGTMVGHVGDGNFHVLLAFDPTNPKDKLAAEAIGNEIGLAALKLNGTCTGEHGIGIGKRHLLVKELGEAGVTLMKNIKSAVDPKGLMNPGKVL; from the exons ATGTTTCTTCAAAGAACATCCATTTCTTTGCTCGGTCGCCAAGCAAGCTTGGTCCGAGAGACGGAGAGGACCATTGCTTGGTCAAGAGCAAGTTGCAAACATTATAGATCCTGCAGAAATTACGTCAAAGCTGTGGCTTCTCCCCTTGGTGTTGGTGGTGACAGTTTCAAAAAGCAAAATGTCAAACGGGAAATCTTTGTTGTGCCAGTGGGATTGAATGTCAGGTCCTTTTCTTCCGAGGCAACACCAGCATCCGAGAGTAAGTCG CCACTTGCAGCTCATATCATTGATGCTTTGAAAGCAATTGTGGGGGAAAAGAATGTTTCAATATCATTGGCAGTAAGAGAACAGCATGGACGGGATGAGTCGCACCATGT TTGTTGCCCCGCAGATGCAGTAGTCTGGCCAAGTTCTACTGAAGAAGTCAGTCAGCTTGCCAAGCTGTGTTATGGAAATGATATACCCATGATTCCTTTTGGTACAGGGACTGGTTTAGAGGCTGGAGTAGCTGCTATTAAG GGAGGCATCAGcttcaatttgatgaaaatggaCAAGATTGTTTCTGTCCACGAGGAGGACTTTGATGTGACTGTGCAGCCTGGCATAACCAGACTTAGCCTGAATAATCATTTGAGAGATACTGGACTGTGGTTCCCTGTTG ATCCAGGAGCAGACGCATCCTTGTGTGGTATGTGTGCAACGTCTGCCTCGGGTACGAACGCTGTCCGTTATGGAACCATGCGAGAGAATGTGCTCAACCTTGAGGTAGTGCTAGCTGATGGAACCATCATACATACTGCTGGCAAAGGGAGAAGAATGAA AAAAACGGCAGCTGGTTACAACCTGACCAATCTATTTGTCGGCTCTGAAGGAACTCTCGGATTCATAACAAGTGCCACTCTCAAATTGTATGGCATCCCTGAAGCT ATGACGTCTGCTGTGTGCCAGTTCCCTTCCATGCAGGCTGCAGTCGATACGACTGTACATACCCTGCAGTGTGGTATTCCAGTTGCCAGAATAG AATTCCTTGACAGGTTGATGATGGATGCATCCATAAAGTACAGTCAGTTGGAAAGACTCAAGCCGTTGCCTACTTTGTTTCTCGAGTTCCACGGATCAGAGCAGAGTGTGGAAGATCAGGCCAAATCAGTCG CTGAGCTTGCGGCATCAAATGGGGGTTCAGACTTTGCTTGGGCCAAGGATCCGGAGGAGCGCAATAAACTGTGGAAAGCCAGACACGCCTGTTGGTATGCCTTGCTTGCATTGAGGCCGGGGTGTAAG GGCAAGTCGACTGATGTTTGTGTGCCTATTTCCACTCTCCCAGATGCTGTTCTGGAAGCTGACAAGATTTTACAAAAGTATCCAAACATCACAG GTACCATGGTTGGCCATGTTGGTGACGGCAACTTCCATGTTTTACTCGCATTTGATCCCACAAATCCTAAAGACAAGCTTGCTGCCGAGGCTATCGGTAATGAGATCGGTCT GGCTGCACTGAAGTTGAATGGCACATGCACCGGTGAGCACGGCATTGGTATTGGAAAGCGCCACCTATTAGTGAAAGAACTAGGAGAAGCAGGCGTCACCTTGATGAAGAATATCAAATCGGCTGTCGACCCAAAAGGGTTAATGAACCCAGGAAAAGTGTTGTAG
- the LOC135496003 gene encoding large ribosomal subunit protein eL14-like: MVFNKLVELGRVGYIAYGPDSGKLCAIVNIIDQNRAHVDGPQIKRQSINFKELHLTSFVIPNVAYGCRNGTLMKKWTAEKIDEKWAETTWAKKIANKALRAKLGDFDRFKLMKAKQYRNRLINLEFGKIRKESKKAPPKKRRVNKVPHLK, encoded by the exons ATG GTTTTCAACAAACTCGTCGAACTTGGGCGTGTGGGCTATATTGCCTATGGCCCAGACAGCGGCAAACTATGCGCAATTGTCAACATCATTGATCAGAATCGG GCCCACGTTGATGGTCCACAGATTAAGCGTCAGTCGATCAACTTCAAGGAGCTTCATCTGACATCATTTGTCATCCCCAATGTTGCTTATGGCTGCCGCAATGGAACACTCATGAAGAAGTGGACTGCGGAGAAGATTGATGAGAAATGGGCCGAAACCACCTGGGCCAAGAAAATCGCCAACAAGGCATTG AGGGCCAAATTGGGTGACTTCGACCGATTCAAATTGATGAAGGCGAAACAATAT AGAAACCGACTCATCAATCTGGAGTTTGGCAAGATCCGAAAAGAGTCCAAGAAGGCACCACCCAAGAAACGACGGGTGAACAAGGTTCCTCATTTAAAGTAA